The following coding sequences lie in one Cannabis sativa cultivar Pink pepper isolate KNU-18-1 chromosome 5, ASM2916894v1, whole genome shotgun sequence genomic window:
- the LOC115717015 gene encoding expansin-like B1, with product MEFNKHEKQLYTVVGFLVLFPVLCASTFTASRATYYGTPDGYGTPSGACGFGEYGRTVNNGYVSAVSRALYKDGAGCGACYQVRCKNPHLCTYDGVNIVVTDYGEGDRTDFILSPRAFSKLALPNLDKKLMSYGVVEVEYKRISCNYYPTHHINNSIITYKISEHSNYPYYLALTILHVSGKNDNTAVELWQKETNQWKAMRRVYGAVWDMANPPRGPITLRFQATTNLGYTYWVYSTNAIPKLWKAGAAYQAKVKLIIAK from the exons atggaGTTTAATAAGCATGAGAAACAACTATATACTGTAGTTGGTTTTCTGGTGCTCTTTCCTGTATTATGTGCATCAACGTTTACAGCCTCAAGAGCCACCTATTATGGCACCCCGGATGGCTACGGTACTCCaa GTGGAGCTTGTGGATTTGGCGAATATGGAAGGACTGTCAATAATGGCTATGTATCAGCTGTTTCTAGGGCACTCTACAAGGATGGTGCTGGTTGTGGTGCATGTTATCAG GTTAGGTGCAAGAACCCTCATCTTTGTACCTATGATGGGGTGAATATAGTAGTGACTGACTACGGGGAAGGAGATAGAACTGACTTCATTCTTAGCCCAAGAGCTTTCTCAAAGCTAGCTCTTCCAAATTTAGATAAAAAGTTGATGAGTTATGGTGTTGTTGAAGTTGAATACAAAAGGATCTCTTGCAATTATTACCCAACTCATCATATTAATAATAGTATCATCACGTACAAGATCAGTGAACACAGCAATTATCCATACTATTTGGCTTTAACCATTTTACATGTAAGCGGCAAAAACGACAACACAGCAGTTGAATTGTGGCAAAAGGAGACAAACCAATGGAAGGCCATGCGTAGAGTGTATGGAGCAGTTTGGGACATGGCAAATCCACCAAGGGGACCCATCACATTGAGGTTTCAAGCTACAACTAATTTAGGGTACACTTATTGGGTTTACTCTACCAATGCCATACCCAAACTTTGGAAGGCCGGGGCTGCTTATCAAGCCAAAGTTAAGCTCATTATcgctaaataa